GCCTTTCCGCTGGCGCTGCCGCTCGTCCATGCCGACAGTCCGGTCGAAACGCTTTCTGTGGACGACGTGGCGGAAGCCGTATCCCGGGCTGTCGCAGGCGGCCTCCGCGGGGATATCGATCTTGCCGCCGACGAGGTTCTCACACTCGCCGATCTCATCGGCCTTCACCGGCAATGGCTGGGCCTAGCACCCGCCCGCATCTTTTCCCTTGCCTCGTGGCTCGCCAGGCCCGTGACGTGGCTTGCCGATATGGCGGGGCTGCTCGGCTGGCGTTCGCCGCTGCGCTCGACGGCGATGACCGTCATGTCGGAGGGCATACGAAGCGAAAAACGGGAAAGCGGCCTAACCGCGACATCCGCGCCGGCAACGCTCTCGGCCAATCCCTCCGGCGTGCAGGATCTCTGGTTTGCCCGGCTCTATCTCCTGAAACCGCTCGTCATATCAGGCCTCTCTGTCTTCTGGCTGCTCTCGGGCCTCATCCCGCTGCTGGCGCTCACGAAGACATCCGCCCACTTCCTGCCGTTCATGCCCGAAGCGGCGGCAACGGCGCTGACGCTTGCGACCTGCCTGATCGACGTGGCGCTCGGCGCCACCGTGCTTGTCCGTCCGCTCGCCAAACGCTCTCTTCTCGGCATGCTGGTCGTCTCTTTCGCCTATCTGACCGGCGCCAGCCTGCTCGAACCCGCGCTCTGGCTCGACCCGCTCGGCCCCCTCGTCAAGGTGCTGCCGTCGATCCTGCTGACCCTGACGGCCCTTGCCACCCTGGATGAACGCTGATGCTCGAGGAGTGGCTGCTGCTTGCCCATGTCATCGGCGCGAC
This Rhizobium acidisoli DNA region includes the following protein-coding sequences:
- a CDS encoding SDR family oxidoreductase — translated: MNILILGATGFIGSVVAARLVADGHAVTGLGRNPMRARLKQPAIEWRRADLSHMTRPGDWEDLLKDRQAVVNCAGALQDGLSDDLSATQAEAMLALYAAAKRTSQPLVVQISARTAGAAGDLPFLATKRRADEALVGSGLPHLILRPALVLGRNAHGGSSLLRALAAFPLALPLVHADSPVETLSVDDVAEAVSRAVAGGLRGDIDLAADEVLTLADLIGLHRQWLGLAPARIFSLASWLARPVTWLADMAGLLGWRSPLRSTAMTVMSEGIRSEKRESGLTATSAPATLSANPSGVQDLWFARLYLLKPLVISGLSVFWLLSGLIPLLALTKTSAHFLPFMPEAAATALTLATCLIDVALGATVLVRPLAKRSLLGMLVVSFAYLTGASLLEPALWLDPLGPLVKVLPSILLTLTALATLDER